The proteins below come from a single Miscanthus floridulus cultivar M001 chromosome 1, ASM1932011v1, whole genome shotgun sequence genomic window:
- the LOC136487538 gene encoding LOW QUALITY PROTEIN: beta-amylase 2, chloroplastic-like (The sequence of the model RefSeq protein was modified relative to this genomic sequence to represent the inferred CDS: inserted 2 bases in 1 codon) → MGPAGELRYQSYPESNGTWSFPGIGEFQCYDRYMLSSLKAAAEAVGKPEWGNAGPGDSGGYKDWPEDTGFFRRECGWSTEYGQFFMSWYSQMLLEHGERILSTATGVFTGSPGVKISVKVAGIHWHYGTRSHAAELTAGYYNTRQHNGYAPIARMLARHGAVLNFTCVEMRDHEQPQDAQCRPEALVQQVAAAAREAGVGLAGENALPRYDETVHDQVVATAADRAAEDRMVAFTYLRMGPDLFQPDNWRRFAAFVKRMSQPGXREACREQVEREAEGVAHATQPLVHEAAVALTD, encoded by the exons ATGGGCCCCGCCGGCGAGCTGCGCTACCAGTCCTACCCGGAGAGCAACGGCACCTGGTCCTTCCCTGGCATCGGCGAGTTCCAGTGCTATGACAGG TACATGTTGAGTAGCTTGAAGGCGGCCGCCGAGGCCGTGGGCAAGCCGGAGTGGGGCAACGCGGGTCCTGGCGACTCCGGCGGCTACAAGGACTGGCCGGAGGACACGGGCTTCTTCCGTCGTGAGTGCGGGTGGAGCACGGAGTACGGGCAGTTCTTCATGAGCTGGTACTCGCAGATGCTGCTGGAGCACGGCGAGCGCATCCTGTCGACGGCAACTGGCGTGTTCACGGGGTCCCCTGGCGTGAAgatctcggtgaaggtggccgggATCCACTGGCACTACGGCACCCGGTCCCACGCGGCGGAGCTGACGGCGGGGTACTACAACACCCGGCAGCACAACGGGTACGCGCCCATTGCGCGCATGCTGGCGCGCCACGGCGCCGTGCTCAACTTCACGTGCGTCGAGATGCGGGACCACGAGCAGCCGCAGGACGCGCAGTGCCGCCCCGAGGCGCTGGTGCAGCAGGTGGCCGCCGCGGCGCGGGAGGCCGGTGTCGGGCTAGCCGGGGAGAACGCGCTGCCACGCTACGACGAGACGGTGCACGACCAGGTGGTGGCCACGGCCGCCGACAGGGCTGCCGAGGACCGCATGGTGGCGTTCACGTACCTGCGCATGGGGCCCGATCTGTTCCAGCCCGACAACTGGCGCCGCTTCGCCGCCTTCGTCAAGCGCATGTCCCAGCCGGG GCGGGAGGCGTGCCGGGAGCAGGTGGAGCGCGAGGCCGAGGGCGTCGCGCACGCCACCCAGCCGCTCGTGCACGAGGCCGCCGTCGCGCTCACCGATTGA
- the LOC136487547 gene encoding uncharacterized protein, which produces MANPWGFTWVQAGIAWCLAVLTWFLVPSSIKFLSGLFFDLSFDAPRKLRELESSTVPILKDMLTDVEKQRMMRSIGEGSQADLKMLYKLTTDLSSALEEAEDILDLIDYHRIAERVNRGRGTRFGRCEVLSRALLLRCLRFVGDTLRKSSGSVLPVSNAPSIPTLQSHSGWSRLVFNFSNCYQSILNWSANAIAIARFCLGWSSEVVGIKSNQMNDIAVEYFLSTIDRKSLRKRIEKIEDIVHALKTSHLLSQQSSSSEIPVVDTIKGSSSRQKEIHNLYMNIERVIFGRHKERDLICRMLREGSDAYGPSCSTRKPYSVIGIYGISGSGKSTLARYVCGFEKGAGHFNPIIFIHVGKIFSLGDIFRDMLEQITHSRPSNDSLRSLKEELGKALKHKCFLLVLDDLWVNYENQQDKKILLDTLSVALSGSRILVTSQTKDAAAVLDAQVQILIPDLDEEQYFSMFMHHALQGADDGRFRSLGRKIAKKLHRSPIAAVTVGKQLSMSKNISFWERTAQLDVLNMTMGALWWGYQQLSFDIRRCFAFCSTFPRGYELKRDELIRIWIAQGFVTRSNATEELESVGQRYFDELLSISFLQAQRIDVLDTEIVTIHDLVHELADRVGGSDFYRIVWNDSPQDIPPEVRHLFVGTNNRADITEKILDLVNLRTLIIVDESYDQDPKNFSAPDVKHKERLQDPLINEEVFESMFKRLSKLRVLIVMTRHYHKQMFSVPASIDQMKHLHYITFNLFSSRGIVELVFPSTSSKLYHMQTINVVPFCKVSCPRDMATLIYLRHITVSLSFPSPGRMTSLPQLNQSKKSMFQIEHFARKDEATVPQTRDSSFQSLEHHLVVQPWFLVVTVSILGLVFLAHTFGAINLDLVLNTSLGMRRGGGNRMSNNFDPSHGRMLLAINQDTEDKSSVGVDTRMTEGDADGPWKDQKALAPWISNQKSDQSGKGSEETTNKLNGTEGPYLSARKTSKTSVILWVAIPSAILFCCTVVLLWYKCGNRLQQNEPLVELELWQVSGPMKYQYNELAAATRNFNDENKLGEGGFGPVYRGILRNHPVAIKKLSVQPSSWQGQREFLSEVNVMTQLRHKNIVQLLGWCSSNRERLLVYELVAQGSLEKHLYSVGTILSWQRRYKIILDLSSALFYLHQCCDKCIVHGDIKPENIMLDASYSAKLGDFGTARLLDREADPRTTELIAGTRGYIDPMFINNRVRCPEADVYSFGATLLEIACGKRASRRQSDGASALVSWVRGLYDQSMILDAADEKLNAEFDQKEMEHVLVTGLWCALPEPSQRPSIAEAMDVLRFPNARLPVLPQRRDPQLNRIMEDLVSDSSSVDAVNATTYLTSRADTAYLLGEE; this is translated from the exons ATGGCTAATCCATGGGGATTTACATGGGTGCAAGCAGGCATCGCATGGTGCTTAGCTGTGTTAACTTGGTTCCTGGTTCCTAGTAGCATCAAGTTCCTGAGCGGATTGTTTTTCGACCTTAGCTTTGACGCACCAAGAAAGCTCCGGGAGCTGGAGTCTTCCACCGTTCCAATACTGAAGGATATGCTGACAGATGTAGAGAAGCAGAGGATGATGAGATCTATAGGAGAGGGATCTCAAGCTGATTTGAAGATGCTCTATAAACTTACAACTGATCTCAGTTCTGCCTTGGAGGAAGCAGAAGACATCCTGGACCTCATCGATTATCACCGCATCGCGGAAAGAGTCAACAGAGGCAGAGGCACCAGGTTTGGACGATGCGAAGTCCTCAGCCGAGCTCTGCTTCTGCGGTGCTTGCGGTTCGTGGGTGACACTCTCCGCAAATCAAGTGGTTCCGTGCTACCAGTTTCCAACGCACCCTCCATTCCCACGCTACAAAGCCACAGTGGCTGGTCCAGGCTTGTCTTCAACTTCAGCAACTGTTACCAATCCATACTCAACTGGTCAGCCAATGCAATTGCCATTGCTCGTTTTTGCCTGGGCTGGTCATCTGAAGTTGTTGGCATAAAAAGTAACCAG ATGAATGACATTGCAGTAGAGTATTTCTTATCTACTATTGACAGAAAGAGCTTGAGGAAAAGAATCGAGAAGATAGAAGATATTGTCCATGCCTTGAAGACATCACATCTGTTGAGTCAACAAAGCAGCAGCAGTGAAATTCCAGTCGTGGATACTATCAAGGGAAGCAGCAGCAGGCAGAAGGAGATTCATAACTTGTACATGAACATTGAACGGGTGATATTTGGTCGACACAAGGAGCGTGACCTTATATGTAGAATGCTTCGCGAGGGATCAGACGCTTATGGACCAAGCTGCAGTACAAGAAAACCTTATTCTGTGATTGGCATATATGGCATTTCAGGGTCCGGGAAGAGTACCCTGGCACGATATGTTTGTGGCTTTGAGAAGGGCGCCGGACATTTCAATCCTATCATTTTCATTCATGTGGGGAAGATATTCAGCCTGGGTGATATATTTCGTGATATGCTGGAGCAGATCACCCATAGCCGGCCATCTAATGACAGTCTTAGAAGTCTAAAAGAAGAGTTGGGGAAAGCATTGAAACACAAATGCTTTCTGTTGGTACTGGATGATCTTTGGGTCAATTATGAGAATCAGCAGGACAAAAAAATTCTCCTTGATACGCTCAGTGTTGCACTGAGTGGAAGCAGAATCCTGGTTACTTCTCAAACAAAAGATGCAGCTGCAGTTCTAGATGCTCAGGTGCAAATTCTAATACCTGATTTAGATGAGGAGCAGTACTTCTCAATGTTCATGCATCATGCACTACAAGGTGCAGATGATGGACGTTTTCGAAGTCTTGGGAGGAAGATTGCAAAGAAGCTACACCGCTCGCCTATTGCAGCAGTAACAGTAGGAAAGCAACTTAGTATGAGTAAAAATATCAGTTTCTGGGAGAGGACAGCGCAACTTGACGTGCTGAATATGACCATGGGAGCTCTGTGGTGGGGCTATCAGCAACTTAGTTTTGACATCAGGCGATGCTTTGCATTCTGCAGCACTTTTCCCAGAGGATACGAGTTAAAACGAGATGAGTTAATTCGCATCTGGATAGCACAAGGGTTTGTAACCAGGAGTAATGCAACAGAGGAACTGGAATCTGTAGGACAGCGCTACTTTGACGAATTATTGTCAATCTCGTTTCTGCAAGCACAAAGAATTGATGTACTTGATACAGAGATCGTCACAATTCATGATCTGGTGCACGAGTTGGCAGACAGGGTTGGTGGAAGTGACTTCTATAGAATTGTTTGGAATGACTCGCCGCAAGACATTCCACCAGAGGTCCGCCATCTTTTTGTTGGGACCAACAATAGAGCAGATATCACAGAAAAAATTCTGGACTTGGTAAATTTACGGACCCTGATCATTGTGGACGAGTCCTACGACCAAGATCCGAAGAATTTCTCTGCACCAGATGTGAAGCACAAGGAAAGGCTTCAGGACCCCTTGATCAACGAAGAAGTTTTTGAGAGCATGTTCAAGAGGCTGAGTAAACTGCGGGTGCTGATCGTTATGACAAGACATTACCATAAACAAATGTTCTCGGTCCCAGCATCTATTGATCAGATGAAGCATCTACATTATATTACCTTTAACCTGTTCAGTTCCCGTGGCATTGTTGAGCTGGTTTTCCCAAGCACATCTAGCAAGCTATACCATATGCAGACCATAAATGTCGTTCCTTTCTGCAAGGTATCCTGTCCAAGAGATATGGCTACTCTCATCTATTTGCGGCACATCACTGTGTCGCTATCTTTCCCAAGCCCTGGCAGGATGACGTCACTCCCACAGTTGAATCAGTCCAAGAAGAGCATGTTCCAGATTGAGCATTTCGCAAGGAAGGATGAAGCCACTGTTCCCCAGACCAGAGACAGCTCGTTTCAGTCG CTGGAGCATCATCTAGTTGTGCAGCCATGGTTTCTGGTAGTTACTGTTAGCATACTCGGATTGGTGTTCTTGGCTCACACCTTTGGTGCAATAAATCTGGATCTGGTGTTGAATACTAGTTTGGGCATGAGAAGGGGGGGTGGCAACAGAATGTCTAACAATTTTGATCCGTCTCATGGTAGGATGTTACTTGCTATTAACCAGGATACAGAAGACAAATCTAGTGTTGGCGTTGATACGAGAATGACTGAAGGGGATGCTGATGGCCCTTGGAAGGATCAGAAAGCATTGGCACCTTGGATCTCAAATCAAAAGAGTGACCAATCAGGCAAAGGTTCTGAGGAGACTACAAACAAGCTAAACGGAACAGAGGGACCTTATCTGTCAGCACGCAAGACAAGCAAAACTTCCGTGATTTTGTGGGTTGCCATACCTTCAGCTATCTTGTTCTGCTGTACTGTAGTTCTGCTTTGGTACAAGTGTGGGAACCGTTTGCAACAAAATGAGCCCCTAGTTGAACTTGAACTCTGGCAAGTATCGGGACCTATGAAATACCAGTACAACGAGCTGGCGGCTGCCACAAGAAATTTCAACGACGAGAACAAGCTTGGGGAAGGAGGTTTTGGGCCGGTGTACCGGGGCATCTTGAGGAACCACCCTGTGGCCATCAAGAAGCTATCTGTACAACCATCGTCCTGGCAAGGGCAGAGGGAGTTTTTGTCAGAAGTGAATGTCATGACCCAGCTGAGGCATAAAAACATTGTCCAGCTCCTCGGCTGGTGCAGCAGTAATAGAGAGCGCCTGCTCGTTTACGAACTGGTGGCTCAAGGCAGCCTTGAGAAGCATCTTTACAGTGTCGGTACAATTTTATCTTGGCAACGGAG GTACAAGATTATACTGGATTTGAGCTCTGCTTTGTTCTACCTCCATCAGTGCTGCGACAAATGCATCGTACACGGAGACATCAAGCCTGAAAATATCATGCTCGATGCCTCATACAGCGCCAAGCTTGGTGACTTCGGGACGGCAAGGCTCCTCGATCGTGAAGCCGATCCACGAACAACAGAACTTATTGCAGGGACACGTGGATACATTGACCCAATGTTCATCAACAACCGCGTGCGTTGCCCGGAGGCAGATGTGTACAGCTTCGGTGCTACCCTCCTCGAGATCGCTTGTGGCAAGCGGGCATCGAGGCGGCAGTCAGATGGAGCCTCCGCTCTTGTATCCTGGGTACGTGGTTTGTATGATCAGAGCATGATTCTTGATGCAGCAGATGAAAAGCTGAACGCCGAGTTCGACCAGAAGGAAATGGAGCATGTGCTTGTTACGGGTCTCTGGTGCGCACTACCAGAACCGAGCCAGCGACCGTCCATTGCGGAAGCTATGGATGTTCTGCGTTTTCCAAATGCAAGGTTGCCGGTGCTGCCACAAAGGCGTGATCCACAGCTCAATCGGATCATGGAGGATCTGGTCAGTGATAGTTCTTCCGTGGATGCAGTAAACGCAACTACCTATCTTACTTCTAGGGCGGATACAGCTTATCTGCTTGGTGAGGAATGA